The proteins below are encoded in one region of Belonocnema kinseyi isolate 2016_QV_RU_SX_M_011 chromosome 3, B_treatae_v1, whole genome shotgun sequence:
- the LOC117169406 gene encoding collagen and calcium-binding EGF domain-containing protein 1-like, which translates to MTNDKFKVVIIVLASLGVTGENPESELVSDDEYFINPTEEFLPATLSPGAFECPSSNLIRTRYKCKSSKNEWVDCSKPHCCPGYIFIGGHCIAKGKDPCTLNLCEQRCSLLLQRIICTCWDGYRFSPERQKRGVKPVCVDIDECVENSADCEQLCINEPGGFSCGCNDGFVLRGDNKTCDNLKDFDREKPEIRGNNDAAAAATRCYASCDSVAHLHDKVRKLQEKVLTLGTAIKLSSHFSGTVDANASSVSPGVSKSKGTDSGSDLNLTAEGYTGEDEKTYSILDSFVQTDAGYCKCQRGPVGPPGPPGSTGQKGETGEKGTRGQKGAAGSFDFLLFLLADIRHDIVLLQEKVFSGETPPPKLDLQGILRKHRLAKERNKLKEGSWDLTTREATEDLEEEIVNSGWDQYED; encoded by the exons ATGACGAACGACAAATTTAAGGTGGTCATCAT AGTATTAGCGAGTTTAGGGGTGACAGGAGAAAATCCAGAATCGGAATTGGTATCAGatgatgaatattttataaatccaaCTGAAGAATTTTTGCCAGCAACCTTATCACCAGGAGCTTTTGAGTGCCCCTCATCAAATTTAATTCGCACTCGATATAAgtgtaaaagttcaaaaaatgagtGGGTGGACTGCTCAAAACCACATTGTTGCCCTGGATATATATTTATTGGAGGTCACTGTATTGCAAAAGGAAAAGACCCTTGTACCTTGAACCTTTGTGAACAACGATGCAGTCTCTTATTACAGAGAATTATTTGCACCTGCTGGGACGGTTACAG GTTCAGTCCTGAGAGGCAAAAACGAGGGGTGAAGCCGGTATGCGTCGACATTGACGAATGCGTCGAAAACAGTGCGGATTGCGAACAGCTTTGTATTAACGAACCAGGAGGTTTTTCCTGTGGTTGCAATGACGGTTTCGTTCTGAGAGGGGACAATAAGACCTGCGACAACTTGAAGGATTTTGATCGAGAGAAACCGGAAATCAGAGGAAATAACGATGCAGCCGCGGCAGCTACAAGATGTTACGCCAGCTGCGATTCTGTCGCTCATTTACACGATAAG gtgagAAAATTGCAAGAAAAAGTGTTGACATTGGGGACTGCTATCAAACTTTCGAGTCATTTTTCTGGAACAGTTGATGCAAATGCTTCTTCAGTGTCTCCAGGAGTTTCGAAATCTAAGGGAACAGATTCCGGAAGTGATTTAAATTTGACAGCGGAAGGCTATACTGGAGAAGATGAAAAAACCTATTCTATTCTTGATAGTTTTGTTCAAACGGATGCAGGCTACTGTAAATGTCAACGAGGACCTGTT GGACCTCCCGGTCCTCCAGGATCCACGGGACAAAAAGGAGAAACTGGAGAAAAAGGAACAAGGGGTCAAAAAGGGGCAGCTGGGAGCTTTGACTTCTTATTGTTTTTGTTGGCCGACATCAGACACGACATTGTGCTCTTGCAAGAAAAAGTTTTCAGTGGAGAAAC ACCTCCACCAAAGTTGgatttgcaaggaattttaagaaaacatcgaCTGGCTAAGGAGAGGAACAAGCTCAAGGAAGGATCTTGGGATTTAACAACAAGAGAGGCTACCGAAGATTTAGAAGAAGAAATTGTAAATTCTGGATGGGATCAGTATGAAgattaa